A single window of Chitinophagaceae bacterium DNA harbors:
- the ruvX gene encoding Holliday junction resolvase RuvX produces the protein MARILALDVGGKRTGIAVTDPLQIICTALDTVQTVNLMDYLTDYIAKEDVESIVVGYPENNNLPTDSSPIIAKVIKQINKKFPDMPLHTVDESFTSKNARKILVESGYKKKDRQKKENTDKISAVLILKTFLNEI, from the coding sequence ATGGCGAGAATTTTAGCATTAGATGTTGGTGGGAAACGCACCGGAATAGCTGTAACCGACCCGTTACAGATAATTTGTACTGCTTTGGATACGGTTCAAACAGTAAATTTAATGGACTATTTAACCGATTATATTGCTAAAGAAGATGTAGAGAGTATAGTAGTCGGATACCCTGAAAACAATAATCTGCCTACTGACTCAAGCCCGATAATTGCAAAGGTTATTAAACAGATAAATAAAAAATTCCCGGATATGCCCTTACACACAGTAGATGAGAGCTTTACTTCTAAAAATGCACGAAAAATACTGGTGGAAAGTGGTTACAAAAAAAAAGACCGTCAAAAAAAAGAAAATACAGATAAAATCAGTGCGGTTTTAATTTTAAAAACTTTTTTAAATGAAATATAA
- a CDS encoding DNA polymerase/3'-5' exonuclease PolX, translating into MTNKELSKMFQLLADIMEIYGENVYKIRSYSNAAFNLNRLSEPLTEIPMNKWKDIPGLGKAIIQKIESIMEKGELDLLNAYLLKTPSGILDLIQIKGLGPKKIQKLWKELGISSPVELLYACKENKLSNIKGFGLKTQEKFQQAIELYLQNKNKLHLHTALQEAAFLMNKWNLAHPNYEIIPCGQLRRKSQTIDKLEFLAIHDDLNELIQNLENSAYEKIKEGYYEKEINDGPPVGIYISSTTEKGLNLLKSTGPQSFYKAVIKKSSARFKKESEINIFKKAGLPYIYPECRENLKSLEADSETMENLISNEDFRGLIHCHSNYSDGVNKLKDMAEACIEMNYEYMLISDHSKTAFYANGLSEESILKQHEEIDRLNENFENFIILKGIESDILADGSLDYDDDFLKKFDGVIASVHSNMQLNEEKSTARLIKAIEHPATRILGHLTGRLLLSREGYPVNHKKIIEACAKNNVAIELNANPYRLDIDWKWLDYMLENDVWLSVNPDAHSIEGIEDTIYGIWMARKGLWPREKLLNALSVKDFKNFLKIN; encoded by the coding sequence ATGACTAACAAAGAGTTGAGTAAAATGTTTCAGTTACTCGCTGACATAATGGAAATATATGGTGAAAATGTATATAAAATACGTTCATATTCAAATGCTGCATTTAACTTAAATCGTCTAAGCGAGCCGTTGACTGAAATTCCGATGAATAAATGGAAAGATATTCCCGGCTTAGGGAAGGCAATTATTCAAAAGATTGAGTCAATAATGGAAAAGGGTGAATTGGATTTATTAAACGCCTATCTGTTAAAAACGCCATCAGGTATTTTAGATTTAATACAAATCAAAGGACTGGGACCCAAAAAAATTCAAAAGCTTTGGAAAGAATTAGGCATTAGTTCGCCGGTAGAACTGCTCTATGCTTGCAAAGAAAACAAACTTTCAAACATAAAGGGCTTCGGATTAAAAACGCAAGAAAAATTCCAACAGGCCATAGAATTGTATTTACAAAACAAAAACAAACTTCATTTACATACAGCCCTTCAGGAGGCAGCTTTTTTGATGAACAAATGGAATTTAGCACACCCTAATTATGAAATCATTCCCTGCGGTCAACTGAGAAGAAAATCTCAAACTATCGACAAACTGGAATTCTTAGCCATTCATGATGATTTAAACGAACTTATCCAAAATCTTGAAAATTCTGCTTACGAAAAAATAAAAGAAGGTTATTACGAAAAAGAAATTAATGATGGCCCTCCGGTAGGAATATACATTTCTTCCACTACGGAAAAAGGGCTAAATTTATTGAAGTCTACCGGTCCCCAATCATTTTACAAAGCAGTAATTAAAAAATCAAGTGCTCGTTTTAAGAAAGAATCAGAAATTAACATTTTTAAGAAAGCCGGACTCCCTTATATTTATCCTGAATGCCGGGAAAACTTAAAGTCTCTGGAAGCTGATTCAGAAACTATGGAAAATCTTATCTCAAACGAAGATTTCAGAGGCCTCATTCACTGTCATTCAAATTATAGTGACGGAGTGAATAAGCTAAAGGATATGGCAGAAGCCTGTATTGAAATGAATTATGAGTATATGTTAATTAGCGATCACTCAAAAACCGCTTTTTATGCAAATGGACTTTCTGAGGAAAGCATTCTCAAACAACATGAAGAAATTGACCGTCTAAATGAAAATTTTGAAAATTTTATAATATTAAAAGGAATAGAGTCTGATATTTTAGCTGATGGAAGTCTTGATTATGATGATGATTTTTTGAAAAAGTTTGATGGAGTGATAGCTTCAGTACACAGCAATATGCAATTAAATGAAGAAAAATCTACTGCCAGATTAATCAAAGCTATTGAACATCCTGCTACCAGAATTCTCGGTCATCTTACCGGCAGACTCTTATTATCCAGAGAAGGTTATCCGGTAAATCATAAAAAAATTATAGAAGCTTGTGCAAAAAACAATGTGGCTATCGAACTAAATGCTAACCCTTACCGTTTAGATATCGATTGGAAATGGTTGGATTACATGTTAGAAAATGATGTGTGGCTGTCAGTTAATCCCGACGCTCATAGCATTGAAGGCATAGAAGACACAATCTACGGAATCTGGATGGCAAGAAAAGGTTTATGGCCTCGTGAGAAACTTTTAAATGCTTTATCCGTTAAAGATTTTAAGAATTTTTTGAAAATTAACTAA
- a CDS encoding DUF1573 domain-containing protein, with translation MDFNNNADQMEAAATPEFSGPTTSISFTKTNHDFGTLKEGIRVNEKFKFTNTGSEPLIITNAKGSCGCTVPDYPRNPIPPGGTGEIVVEYNSTNRSGNVTNTVTITANTQPAETTLRISANVVKES, from the coding sequence ATGGATTTTAACAACAATGCAGACCAAATGGAAGCTGCTGCTACTCCGGAATTTTCCGGCCCTACAACTTCTATATCTTTTACCAAAACAAATCATGACTTTGGAACGCTTAAAGAGGGAATTAGAGTTAATGAAAAATTTAAATTTACCAACACAGGAAGCGAGCCTCTGATAATTACAAATGCAAAAGGATCTTGCGGATGTACCGTACCCGATTATCCGAGAAATCCAATTCCTCCGGGCGGTACCGGCGAAATTGTTGTTGAATATAACAGCACCAACAGAAGCGGAAACGTTACAAATACAGTAACTATTACAGCTAATACTCAACCGGCTGAAACAACACTCAGAATTTCTGCAAATGTGGTTAAAGAATCTTAA
- a CDS encoding translocation/assembly module TamB, translating to MYYKILKYFFLAITSLVALFLAVVFFIFIFLQTDRSARFLADKTTNFLYSQYELEVEVEKIYYRFPLGLTIQNFKITDEQNQTIAEFHELSGNLSVRSLLQQNINLYKLDIKDLNAIVENRLIGEETSFNFDFIIDKFVSDEAVEKEEESGEASWGFTMGRISLENLDLTYQDQLRKDTFNVLLKNLSLRANEIDFVENIYNINHLLVDGLTAKVIMNDSGIEEVEDDEETELFLPFVSLGNLQLNNITTNISLNNDKDIYQLNWTVFEIYDLLLDKDLNGKSLSWEGFNAYIHQNIKGSDEIIVKDVDIDEDELISQTETILSLPFKIDWGSLNWKIDNISFKQTIDNVEDFTFEGSAIELGIDKIVLDESFYGEVDIQKLTFEKFMEYELEYFSLNISSNESSTQLKNLKLRTLDSSLDAEFLLPTVNALINLDDIPDFDGKLTADLNLKKIRSFFDEIPDMGQAVILDENLKLNITAKSSDNILKVHDFSLLAGNHTRLKFNALVNEWKTFDEEKVSGTLVIEEFITRKSDLRGMYALADVEEGGIDIPSMIALKGDINGSMQRGNSGLQLRADGAVAQNNIRWREAGGKIVLNNKLRGRDIKLGEILKIDEIGNLSFQSDQYVQLNRDYSLDSLDAFLNIEYFSYNEAVFQTPELSLSYKDEKGKMLLVITDSLLDARLSGDFTISDTLQTALVNFDLNYFDSRFLLQEDSVIFENASLALNINGFDWQNASMDLMLTGPDIYRQQDFYAFERFELSYLYKDKNFNLNTRGDFFTLMADGVFDADSIYPAFYYHLATKIPYLDDENILEVKSQQYVNAEIEVNAHPILSEWLAEFLVQEDDIYINAEFSNIDSRANVELIMPKAVVSGIDLDSTFLQLRFSEDSLLADINFYEINTAGITFYKPNIHSRFEENRLTTNLLLRDSLYADFFKIGFHMFEQEDGYSVSVDTSGIFIAGNYWNIPAENVIFMRKDAFEAQNFVFSYLNQRVEVQTGESSKGLPLRLLINNFEIDFLNQFIADENIAIGGLLQLDGKLNDYEPEVDWNANMQIDNLILSGLEAGKLSLSAEKRIESPYFFDITLDGPAGNLRVDGEFEEQESAFDLDLNLQNLNLSLAEDFVTEDLEYLRGFADGNMRLTGTIENPEWSGRITFRNMETKIAYLQTDFFIDNQHIDFENTDISFNQFRIRDAQNRTLTLSGKIAAENLENPTFDLRIQTNRFRVLNTTRDDNELFYGSIFIGGNIDFTGSLISPRVQSTLVLEDGTDLTIILPDSEVDVIEEEGIVEFVRLDEFGRVSDTKTDTIAEFPDKVELPFQNVVFNANVRISQDVRMKVVIDERANDFLEIQGGGNLAVGMDESGILSMSGRYELSGGSYQMSFYNAVRRRFEISEGSSINWFGDPLNAEMDIKAVYEIRTDAADLVMSRMPSGSSENRNVRQLLPFEVLMSLKGELLQPEITFDIEMPPQERGALNGLVYSQIQNLRNDESEMNKQVFSLLILNRFLPESGDGLGGGGGIESTARTSASRILTQQLNRLSAQYIPGVDISFDLDSYEDFANGEQVGRTDLQIQVSRSFLDERLRVEVGGNVELEGETREQGWGDLAGDITLEYKITDDGRLKLKGFRRKDYESFPESQLIETGVGIIFKRDYNSFGELFRNTKRKEEETNVSEE from the coding sequence TTGTATTATAAAATACTAAAATATTTTTTTTTAGCTATCACCTCTTTAGTTGCACTATTTTTAGCTGTAGTATTTTTTATTTTTATTTTTCTTCAAACAGATCGTAGCGCACGTTTTTTAGCAGATAAAACAACCAATTTTTTATATAGCCAATATGAGCTGGAAGTTGAAGTTGAAAAAATTTATTACCGCTTTCCTTTAGGGTTGACGATTCAAAATTTCAAAATTACAGACGAGCAGAACCAAACAATAGCGGAGTTTCATGAGCTTTCAGGCAATTTGTCTGTGCGTTCTTTACTCCAACAAAATATTAACCTCTATAAGCTGGATATTAAAGACCTGAATGCAATTGTTGAAAATAGATTGATTGGAGAAGAAACCTCTTTTAATTTTGATTTTATCATAGATAAGTTTGTTTCGGATGAAGCGGTGGAGAAAGAAGAGGAAAGTGGTGAAGCATCATGGGGTTTTACTATGGGACGGATTAGTTTAGAAAATCTGGATCTTACCTATCAGGATCAGTTAAGGAAAGATACTTTTAATGTTTTACTGAAAAATCTTAGTTTGAGAGCTAATGAGATTGATTTTGTTGAAAATATTTACAATATAAATCATTTGCTCGTAGATGGTCTAACTGCTAAAGTTATAATGAATGATTCGGGTATTGAAGAGGTTGAAGATGATGAAGAAACAGAATTGTTTTTGCCATTTGTATCATTGGGGAATTTACAACTAAATAATATCACTACTAATATTTCTCTCAATAATGATAAAGATATTTATCAGTTAAACTGGACTGTATTTGAGATTTATGATTTACTACTTGATAAAGATTTGAATGGAAAATCTCTGAGCTGGGAGGGTTTTAATGCCTATATACATCAAAATATAAAAGGGTCTGATGAAATAATTGTAAAGGATGTAGATATTGATGAAGATGAATTGATATCACAAACAGAAACGATTTTAAGCCTTCCTTTTAAAATTGACTGGGGAAGTTTAAACTGGAAGATTGATAATATAAGCTTTAAGCAAACTATTGATAATGTTGAAGATTTTACTTTTGAAGGTTCTGCCATAGAGCTGGGAATTGATAAAATTGTTCTTGATGAAAGTTTTTACGGGGAAGTTGATATCCAAAAACTGACTTTTGAAAAATTTATGGAATACGAATTGGAATATTTCAGTCTGAATATTTCATCAAATGAAAGCTCAACTCAGCTGAAAAATTTAAAATTGCGCACATTAGATAGTTCATTAGATGCTGAGTTTTTGCTGCCTACAGTAAATGCACTTATTAATTTAGATGACATTCCTGACTTTGATGGGAAACTGACAGCGGATTTAAATCTTAAAAAGATTCGCTCTTTTTTTGATGAAATACCGGATATGGGTCAGGCAGTTATACTCGATGAAAATCTAAAACTTAATATAACTGCTAAATCATCAGATAACATACTGAAAGTTCATGATTTTTCACTCTTGGCAGGCAATCATACCCGCCTTAAGTTTAATGCTTTAGTAAATGAATGGAAAACATTTGACGAGGAAAAAGTAAGTGGAACATTAGTGATTGAGGAATTTATCACCCGAAAATCTGATCTGCGAGGTATGTATGCTTTAGCAGATGTCGAGGAGGGCGGTATTGATATTCCTTCTATGATTGCATTAAAAGGAGATATTAATGGTTCAATGCAAAGAGGTAATTCAGGATTGCAGTTGCGTGCTGATGGTGCGGTAGCTCAAAATAATATCAGATGGCGGGAAGCCGGAGGTAAAATTGTATTAAACAATAAATTAAGAGGTCGCGATATAAAGTTAGGTGAAATACTTAAAATAGATGAAATTGGTAATTTAAGTTTTCAATCCGATCAATATGTTCAATTGAATAGAGATTACTCTTTAGATTCATTGGATGCTTTTCTGAATATAGAATATTTTTCATATAATGAAGCTGTATTTCAAACTCCTGAGTTGTCACTGAGCTATAAAGATGAGAAAGGTAAAATGTTGTTGGTGATAACTGACAGCCTGCTTGATGCAAGATTGAGCGGTGACTTTACAATTTCGGATACACTGCAGACAGCTTTAGTAAATTTCGACCTCAACTACTTTGATAGCCGGTTTTTACTCCAAGAAGATTCTGTAATATTTGAAAATGCTTCTTTAGCATTAAATATAAATGGTTTTGATTGGCAAAATGCCTCAATGGACCTCATGTTAACAGGACCTGACATTTACAGGCAACAGGATTTCTATGCTTTTGAACGTTTTGAGCTTTCATATTTATACAAGGATAAAAATTTTAATTTAAATACCCGCGGGGACTTTTTTACTTTAATGGCAGATGGAGTTTTCGATGCAGATAGTATTTATCCTGCTTTTTATTATCATCTTGCCACTAAAATTCCTTATTTAGATGATGAAAATATTTTAGAAGTAAAGTCTCAACAGTATGTCAATGCTGAAATTGAAGTAAATGCTCATCCTATTTTAAGTGAATGGTTAGCTGAATTCTTAGTTCAGGAGGATGATATTTATATAAATGCAGAGTTTTCAAATATAGATAGTAGAGCAAATGTAGAATTGATTATGCCAAAAGCTGTAGTCAGTGGAATAGATCTTGATAGTACTTTTCTTCAATTAAGGTTTTCAGAAGATAGTTTATTGGCGGATATAAACTTTTATGAAATCAACACAGCAGGTATCACTTTTTACAAACCAAATATTCATAGTCGTTTTGAAGAGAACCGCTTAACAACAAACTTGCTTTTAAGAGATAGTCTATATGCAGATTTTTTTAAGATAGGTTTTCATATGTTTGAGCAAGAAGATGGCTATTCAGTTTCTGTAGATACATCCGGTATTTTTATTGCCGGCAATTATTGGAACATACCGGCTGAAAATGTAATTTTTATGCGTAAGGATGCATTTGAGGCTCAGAATTTCGTATTTTCATATTTGAATCAACGTGTTGAAGTGCAAACAGGGGAGTCCTCTAAAGGATTACCCTTACGTTTGTTAATAAATAATTTTGAAATAGATTTTTTAAATCAGTTCATAGCAGACGAGAATATTGCTATAGGAGGATTGCTTCAATTAGACGGTAAGCTGAACGATTATGAGCCGGAAGTTGATTGGAATGCGAATATGCAAATAGACAATCTGATATTGTCAGGTTTGGAAGCCGGGAAACTGTCACTTTCTGCTGAAAAACGCATTGAAAGTCCCTATTTTTTTGATATAACTTTAGATGGCCCTGCCGGAAATTTAAGAGTTGATGGAGAATTTGAAGAGCAGGAAAGTGCTTTTGACCTGGACTTAAATTTACAGAATCTAAACCTCTCACTTGCAGAAGATTTTGTAACAGAGGATTTAGAATATTTAAGAGGTTTTGCTGATGGAAATATGCGTTTAACCGGCACCATTGAAAATCCGGAATGGAGTGGTAGAATAACCTTCAGGAACATGGAAACTAAAATTGCTTATTTACAGACAGATTTTTTTATAGATAATCAGCATATAGATTTTGAAAATACCGATATCAGCTTTAATCAGTTTCGAATAAGAGATGCCCAAAACAGAACCCTGACTTTGAGTGGTAAAATAGCTGCGGAAAACTTAGAAAATCCGACTTTTGATTTACGAATACAGACGAATCGTTTCCGGGTATTAAATACGACCAGGGATGATAATGAGCTTTTTTATGGCAGTATATTTATTGGGGGAAATATTGATTTTACAGGAAGTCTTATCAGTCCTAGGGTACAGTCAACTTTAGTTCTTGAAGATGGAACTGATTTAACAATTATACTTCCGGATTCAGAAGTAGATGTAATAGAAGAAGAGGGTATTGTTGAATTTGTCCGCCTGGATGAGTTTGGTAGAGTTTCAGATACAAAAACGGACACTATAGCTGAATTTCCGGATAAGGTAGAGCTGCCGTTTCAGAATGTAGTTTTTAATGCAAATGTTCGTATTTCACAAGATGTACGAATGAAAGTAGTTATAGATGAGCGGGCAAATGATTTTTTAGAAATTCAGGGTGGTGGAAATCTGGCAGTAGGGATGGATGAGAGCGGAATTTTATCTATGAGCGGAAGGTATGAATTGAGTGGCGGAAGTTATCAAATGAGTTTTTACAATGCAGTAAGAAGGCGATTTGAAATTTCTGAAGGAAGTAGTATAAACTGGTTTGGAGACCCTTTAAATGCCGAAATGGATATAAAAGCGGTTTATGAAATAAGGACTGATGCGGCTGATTTGGTAATGTCGCGAATGCCATCAGGAAGTTCCGAAAACAGAAATGTAAGACAGCTGCTTCCATTTGAAGTTTTGATGAGTTTAAAAGGAGAGTTATTACAACCTGAAATCACCTTTGATATTGAAATGCCGCCACAGGAAAGAGGAGCCTTAAATGGTTTGGTTTACAGTCAGATTCAAAACCTGAGAAACGATGAATCAGAAATGAATAAGCAAGTTTTTTCTTTATTAATTTTAAACAGGTTTTTGCCGGAAAGCGGAGATGGATTAGGCGGTGGCGGTGGCATTGAATCTACTGCAAGAACCAGTGCCAGCAGAATACTCACTCAACAGCTAAACCGATTAAGTGCTCAATATATTCCGGGTGTAGACATCAGTTTTGACCTTGACTCCTATGAAGATTTTGCTAATGGTGAACAGGTAGGTAGAACGGATTTGCAAATTCAGGTTTCCCGTTCTTTTTTAGATGAACGTTTGCGTGTGGAAGTTGGAGGAAATGTTGAGTTGGAAGGTGAAACAAGAGAACAGGGCTGGGGAGATCTGGCAGGTGATATAACTTTGGAGTATAAAATTACAGATGACGGTCGGTTAAAATTAAAAGGGTTCAGACGAAAAGACTATGAAAGTTTTCCGGAAAGTCAATTAATAGAAACAGGAGTAGGAATTATTTTTAAAAGAGATTATAATTCATTTGGTGAGCTTTTCAGAAACACTAAACGAAAAGAAGAAGAAACGAATGTCAGTGAAGAATAA